A region from the Salvia splendens isolate huo1 chromosome 15, SspV2, whole genome shotgun sequence genome encodes:
- the LOC121767085 gene encoding (+)-pulegone reductase-like has product KIQTNCLRFKIKICPSLIIQGFLACLYVGFFKFCSPKKGETVYVSAASGAVGQLVGQFAKIAGCYVVGSAGSKEKVDLLKNKFGFDEAFNYKEEQDYNAALKRYFPDGIDIYFDNMGGKMLEAVLNNMRLNGCVALCGMISQYNNLEQPEGVHNLINAIVKRVRMEGFFTSDVTTALPKDRKYGGSRLRGEFRSGEEREITIKG; this is encoded by the exons AAGATCCAGACCAATTGTTTAAGGTTCAAGATAAAGATTTGCCCCTCTCTTATTATACAGGGATTCTTG GCATGCCTTTATGTTGGTTTTTTCAAGTTTTGCTCTCCCAAAAAGGGGGAAACTGTATATGTCTCTGCTGCATCCGGAGCTGTTGGTCAGCTCGTTGGTCAGTTTGCAAAGATCGCAGGGTGTTACGTTGTTGGGAGTGCGGGGAGCAAAGAAAAG GTCGATCTCTTGAAGAACAAATTCGGGTTTGACGAAGCATTCAACTACAAAGAAGAGCAAGACTATAATGCAGCGTTGAAGAG GTACTTCCCCGATGGCATCGACATCTACTTTGACAACATGGGAGGGAAGATGCTCGAAGCGGTGCTAAACAACATGAGACTCAACGGCTGTGTTGCGCTTTGTGGGATGATCTCCCAATACAACAACCTTGAGCAGCCCGAAGGCGTCCACAACTTGATTAACGCAATAGTAAAACGGGTCCGTATGGAAGGATTTTTCACTAGcgatgtcacgaccgcacttcctaaggatagaaagtacggtggatcgcgactaagGGGGGAATtcagaagcggggaagaaagggaaataACAATCAAGGGGTAG
- the LOC121767086 gene encoding (+)-pulegone reductase-like, protein MGEEISNKQVILSNYVKTSVNESDMSLRTSKIQLKIPSGCDGAVLVKNIYLSIDPFILALMKNQELDLPSFMLDSPIYGFGVSKVLDSSHPNFKTGELVWGFTGWEEYSLS, encoded by the exons ATGGGTGAGGAAATTAGCAACAAGCAAGTGATACTCAGCAACTATGTCAAAACATCTGTGAACGAATCCGATATGTCGCTGAGAACTTCCAAAATTCAACTCAAAATTCCCAGCGGTTGCGACGGCGCCGTTTTGGTGAAGAATATCTACTTATCCATCGATCCTTTTATTCTTGCCCTCATGAAGAATCAGGAGCTCGATTTACCTTCTTTCATGCTGGATTCT CCTATTTATGGATTTGGAGTGTCGAAAGTACTGGATTCGTCTCATCCAAATTTCAAGACGGGCGAGCTAGTTTGGGGGTTTACTGGCTGGGAGGAGTATAGCCTTAGTTAA